The following proteins come from a genomic window of Candidatus Thermoplasmatota archaeon:
- the rpoA2 gene encoding DNA-directed RNA polymerase subunit A'' produces the protein MADKKKASPKAAPKDAKKPKKEETAPVAPVEAAAPAKAKGKKKGKAEEAVAPVEPAKPLTPAEERKRAIKLFTEIQGVGKSKAEALFDAGFKTKESLIVAPVDVIAAAEGIGAKLAKAIKDALPKEIEVTESQITELLALKGVDKKKAEALYRHGFRTKEDIKRTPIEYILDIDEIDEELAESLINQVTDLEETVEEFTEIPGVGRSKAEALVEAGYKTIYDLQRASLDELAEVQGIGEELAERIKDEVGEFVDTRVQYEGVEYAEYRPQELTPEEKRVRDVSAAIKASFPTYLADELSRRLRAGQISDKELKPRMQAWWAVYDPFRKRLEALNAFLPPSVVVEFITKVEAQKIPDAKLAKIAEVLWDSYRSHRIDPTEAAGILGAQSIGEPGTQMTMRTFHYAGVAEINVTLGLPRLIEVVDARRIPSTPMMQIYLEESHRQDAEKVQRIAAEIETTELIDIADVDTDLGTFQVVVKPDEKKLHRKSITVDEIADKLGKIKNADVIPQPDGTILLKPTEGEERPYKTIQLIAAEAKKTQIKGIPEIARVVIRREAEGYIIYTEGSNLAKVMKIDGVDTTRTTTNNFREIWEVLGIEAARFAIMEEAHKTLSEQGLTVDKRHLMLVADVMTVDGTIRAIGRHGISGEKSSVLARAAFEITVNHLLEAGMIGEIDPLEGVAENIIVGQPVSLGTGAVTLQMKPNAFKGAKVKKWTPPPDFYATEAAPVPPPVAPEGDAGPITPGGEDETPSLIDKKAE, from the coding sequence ATGGCGGACAAGAAGAAGGCATCCCCGAAGGCCGCCCCGAAGGACGCGAAGAAGCCGAAGAAGGAGGAGACCGCGCCGGTCGCCCCCGTCGAGGCCGCCGCCCCCGCGAAGGCGAAGGGCAAGAAGAAGGGCAAGGCCGAGGAGGCCGTCGCGCCCGTCGAGCCCGCGAAGCCGCTGACCCCCGCCGAGGAGCGCAAGCGCGCGATCAAGCTCTTCACGGAGATCCAGGGCGTCGGCAAGAGCAAGGCCGAGGCCTTGTTCGACGCCGGCTTCAAGACGAAGGAGTCGCTCATCGTCGCCCCCGTCGACGTCATCGCGGCCGCCGAGGGCATCGGCGCGAAGCTCGCGAAGGCGATCAAGGACGCGCTCCCGAAGGAGATCGAGGTCACCGAGTCCCAGATCACGGAGCTTCTCGCGCTCAAGGGCGTGGACAAGAAGAAGGCCGAGGCGCTCTATCGCCACGGCTTCCGCACGAAGGAGGACATCAAGCGGACCCCGATCGAGTACATCCTCGACATCGACGAGATCGACGAGGAGCTCGCGGAGTCGCTCATCAACCAGGTGACGGACCTCGAGGAGACCGTGGAGGAGTTCACGGAGATCCCCGGCGTCGGTCGCTCCAAGGCCGAGGCCCTCGTCGAGGCCGGCTACAAGACGATCTACGACCTCCAGCGCGCCTCGCTCGACGAGCTCGCGGAGGTCCAGGGCATCGGCGAGGAGCTCGCCGAGCGCATCAAGGACGAGGTCGGCGAGTTCGTCGACACCCGCGTCCAGTACGAGGGCGTCGAGTACGCCGAGTACCGGCCGCAGGAGCTCACGCCCGAGGAGAAGCGCGTGCGCGACGTCTCGGCCGCGATCAAGGCGTCCTTCCCGACGTACCTCGCGGACGAGCTCTCCCGGCGCCTCCGCGCGGGCCAGATCTCCGACAAGGAGCTCAAGCCCCGCATGCAGGCCTGGTGGGCGGTCTACGATCCGTTCCGCAAGCGCCTCGAGGCCCTGAACGCGTTCCTCCCGCCCTCGGTCGTTGTCGAGTTCATCACGAAGGTCGAGGCCCAGAAGATCCCCGACGCGAAGCTCGCGAAGATCGCGGAAGTCCTCTGGGACTCGTACCGCAGCCACCGCATCGACCCCACGGAGGCCGCGGGCATCCTCGGCGCCCAGTCGATCGGCGAGCCCGGCACGCAGATGACGATGCGTACGTTCCACTACGCCGGTGTGGCCGAGATCAACGTCACGCTCGGTCTCCCGCGCCTCATCGAGGTCGTGGACGCGCGCCGCATCCCGTCGACGCCGATGATGCAGATCTACCTCGAGGAGTCCCACCGCCAGGACGCCGAGAAGGTGCAGCGCATCGCGGCGGAGATCGAGACGACGGAGCTCATCGACATCGCGGACGTCGACACGGACCTCGGCACGTTCCAGGTCGTCGTGAAGCCGGACGAGAAGAAGCTCCACCGCAAGTCGATCACGGTCGACGAGATCGCGGACAAGCTCGGGAAGATCAAGAACGCGGACGTCATCCCGCAGCCCGACGGCACGATCCTCCTCAAGCCCACGGAGGGCGAGGAGCGGCCGTACAAGACGATCCAGCTCATCGCCGCCGAGGCGAAGAAGACGCAGATCAAGGGCATCCCCGAGATCGCGCGCGTCGTCATCCGCCGCGAGGCGGAGGGCTACATCATCTACACGGAGGGCTCGAACCTCGCCAAGGTCATGAAGATCGACGGCGTGGACACGACACGCACCACGACGAACAACTTCCGCGAGATCTGGGAAGTCCTCGGCATCGAGGCCGCCCGCTTCGCGATCATGGAGGAGGCCCACAAGACGCTCTCCGAGCAGGGCCTCACGGTGGACAAGCGCCACCTCATGCTTGTCGCGGACGTGATGACGGTCGACGGCACGATCCGCGCGATCGGTCGCCACGGCATCTCGGGCGAGAAGTCCTCGGTCCTCGCGCGCGCGGCGTTCGAGATCACGGTCAACCACCTCCTCGAGGCGGGCATGATCGGCGAGATCGACCCGCTCGAGGGCGTCGCGGAGAACATCATCGTTGGCCAGCCGGTCTCGCTCGGCACGGGCGCGGTGACGCTCCAGATGAAGCCCAACGCGTTCAAGGGCGCGAAGGTCAAGAAGTGGACCCCGCCGCCGGACTTCTACGCGACCGAGGCCGCCCCCGTTCCGCCGCCCGTCGCCCCCGAGGGCGACGCCGGGCCCATCACGCCCGGCGGCGAGGACGAGACGCCGAGCCTCATCGACAAGAAGGCCGAGTAA
- a CDS encoding 50S ribosomal protein L30e, protein MDVNRALRSATQSGKVGLGVNETLKAVTAKQAKLIVLSSNAPSEAVDQVTKLATKNKVPIYKFAGTNAELGPACGKPFSVSMLSVLEAGESDVLALAREG, encoded by the coding sequence ATGGACGTGAACCGCGCTCTCCGAAGCGCCACGCAGTCGGGCAAGGTCGGCCTCGGCGTCAACGAGACGCTCAAGGCCGTGACCGCGAAGCAGGCGAAGCTCATCGTGCTCTCGTCGAACGCGCCCTCCGAGGCCGTCGACCAGGTGACGAAGCTCGCGACGAAGAACAAGGTCCCGATCTACAAGTTCGCCGGCACGAACGCCGAGCTGGGCCCCGCGTGCGGCAAGCCCTTCTCGGTCTCGATGCTGAGCGTCCTCGAGGCCGGCGAGTCGGACGTCCTCGCGCTTGCGCGCGAGGGCTGA
- a CDS encoding NusA-like transcription termination signal-binding factor — protein MEIKLDADTLRLFTLFERVTRARLKDLMDEPDRVIFVVDEGFVGKAVGKGAVNLKRLREMLNKEVEIFGYAADKKQFIENLFHRHKLEEVTFEQRSGVEVARVKVDPAAKGKVIGKGGRNVQLARLLADRHHGVRDIIVE, from the coding sequence TTGGAGATCAAGCTCGACGCGGACACCCTCCGCCTCTTCACGCTCTTCGAGCGCGTGACCCGCGCCCGCCTCAAGGACCTCATGGACGAGCCCGACCGCGTCATCTTCGTCGTGGACGAGGGCTTCGTCGGCAAGGCCGTCGGCAAGGGCGCGGTCAACCTGAAGCGCCTGCGCGAGATGCTCAACAAGGAGGTCGAGATCTTCGGCTACGCGGCGGACAAGAAGCAGTTCATCGAGAACCTCTTCCACCGCCACAAGCTCGAAGAAGTGACGTTCGAGCAGCGGAGCGGGGTCGAGGTCGCCCGCGTGAAGGTCGACCCCGCCGCGAAGGGCAAGGTCATCGGCAAGGGCGGCCGCAACGTGCAGCTCGCGCGCCTCCTCGCGGACCGCCACCACGGCGTGCGAGACATCATCGTGGAGTAG
- a CDS encoding nucleotide pyrophosphohydrolase — protein sequence MPADPLEALRRDLRAFVDERDWAQFHAPKDLAAAVSVEAGELLEEFLWKPDVPADRRAAVAAEAADVYLYLLLLADRCGFDLVEAARAKLEANRAKYPVEKARGSAAKYDRL from the coding sequence GTGCCCGCCGATCCCCTCGAGGCCCTCCGCCGCGACCTCCGCGCGTTCGTCGACGAGCGGGATTGGGCACAGTTCCACGCTCCGAAGGACCTCGCGGCGGCCGTCTCCGTGGAGGCCGGGGAGCTCCTCGAGGAGTTCCTGTGGAAACCGGACGTCCCGGCCGACCGGCGCGCGGCCGTCGCGGCCGAGGCCGCGGACGTGTACCTCTACCTGCTCCTCCTCGCGGACCGGTGCGGGTTCGACCTCGTCGAGGCCGCGCGCGCGAAGCTCGAGGCGAACCGCGCGAAGTATCCCGTCGAGAAGGCGCGCGGGTCCGCGGCGAAATACGACCGGCTTTAG
- a CDS encoding DNA polymerase domain-containing protein, whose amino-acid sequence MDGFVLDAHPDPGKRAMVLWVKDREGRVHAFREPFTPRFYVRGAEADLADLKRALEASLPALGPLAFVERTCGLEFASSRLLEIPVPDHDQVHRLAAMVDGRGEHKRFELFDVDLRMSQRYFIAKRLFPFAGLRVWAPGRYTPRDDPWSVDYPFPDLRVADVAADPDAPRGRPPTHDDPVRAVTVAGETYAGGDEADRLRWLAREVAERDPDVVITEGGDAFLLAYLAHRARVADVAGFKLGREADPAPRRRERSYFTYGKIKYQPASRALAGRLHLDRHASFFLREAGLAGVVDLSRVSGIPLQDLARLGAGTAVTAVQIDRAAREGRVIPWKKNAPEAFKTARDLLAADRGAYIYEPVVGLHEDVVELDFASLFPNIMIKKNLSAETILCECCAGEPSPLVVPQLGYHVCSKRSGFVGRTIGPIVARRERFKRLRKEDPANRARYQSVSDAYKWCLVTSFGYQGYRNAKFGRIECHEAINAWGREILLTATEVARDHGFEILHGIVDSLWLKRVEPWADAEKLSEAVHREIGIPFEYQGRYNWIVFLPNRSGLATADAPAVGALNRYYGCFDAPPDKPSRSQAGQSVDYIAKGAVKARGVELRQHSTPRLVREAQERALETLAGATDAASFRARIPAAIEAAGEVAARAARGDAALADLLFVNAVAQDLEDYRARTLAQAALTGLAKKGVRVAPGDVVRYVVLDNASRDATRRVVEARLLKGDEAYDRAFYERAVLRGVASLLLPFGWTEERLADALRPGRQRSLAAYA is encoded by the coding sequence GTGGACGGCTTCGTGCTGGACGCGCACCCGGACCCCGGGAAGCGGGCGATGGTGCTCTGGGTCAAGGACCGGGAGGGTCGCGTCCACGCGTTCCGCGAGCCGTTCACGCCGCGCTTCTACGTGCGCGGCGCCGAGGCGGACCTTGCGGACCTCAAGCGCGCGCTCGAGGCGAGCCTCCCCGCCCTCGGGCCGCTCGCGTTCGTCGAGCGCACGTGCGGCCTCGAGTTCGCCTCCTCGCGCCTCCTCGAAATTCCCGTCCCGGACCACGACCAGGTGCATCGCCTCGCGGCGATGGTGGACGGACGCGGCGAGCACAAGCGCTTCGAGCTCTTCGACGTCGACCTGCGCATGAGCCAGCGCTACTTCATCGCGAAACGGCTCTTCCCCTTCGCGGGCCTGCGCGTGTGGGCCCCGGGCCGCTACACGCCGCGCGACGACCCGTGGAGCGTCGACTACCCGTTCCCGGACCTGCGCGTCGCGGACGTCGCGGCGGACCCGGACGCGCCGCGCGGGCGGCCGCCGACGCACGACGACCCCGTGCGCGCGGTGACCGTCGCGGGCGAGACGTACGCGGGGGGCGACGAGGCCGACCGCCTGCGGTGGCTCGCGCGCGAGGTCGCCGAGCGCGACCCCGACGTCGTGATCACGGAAGGCGGCGACGCGTTCCTCCTCGCGTACCTGGCCCACCGCGCGCGCGTGGCGGACGTGGCCGGCTTCAAGCTCGGCCGCGAGGCCGACCCCGCCCCGCGCCGCCGCGAGCGGTCGTACTTCACGTACGGGAAGATCAAGTACCAGCCGGCCTCGCGCGCGCTCGCGGGGCGGCTGCACCTCGACCGGCACGCGTCGTTCTTCCTGCGCGAGGCGGGCCTTGCGGGCGTCGTGGACCTCTCCCGCGTGAGCGGCATCCCGCTCCAGGACCTCGCGCGCCTCGGCGCGGGCACGGCCGTGACCGCGGTGCAGATCGACCGCGCCGCGCGCGAGGGGCGCGTGATCCCGTGGAAGAAGAACGCGCCGGAGGCGTTCAAGACCGCGCGCGACCTCCTCGCCGCGGACCGCGGCGCGTACATCTACGAGCCTGTGGTGGGCCTGCACGAGGACGTCGTGGAGCTGGACTTCGCGAGCCTCTTCCCCAACATCATGATCAAGAAGAACCTCTCCGCGGAGACGATCCTCTGCGAATGCTGCGCGGGCGAGCCGTCGCCGCTCGTCGTGCCGCAGCTCGGCTACCACGTCTGCTCGAAGCGGAGCGGGTTCGTGGGGCGCACGATCGGCCCCATCGTCGCGCGGCGCGAGCGCTTCAAGCGCCTGCGCAAGGAGGATCCGGCGAACCGCGCGCGGTACCAGTCCGTGAGCGACGCGTACAAGTGGTGCCTCGTCACGAGCTTCGGCTACCAGGGGTACCGGAACGCGAAGTTCGGGCGCATCGAGTGCCACGAGGCGATCAACGCGTGGGGTCGCGAGATCCTCCTCACCGCGACCGAGGTCGCGCGCGACCACGGCTTCGAGATCCTGCACGGCATCGTGGACTCGCTCTGGCTCAAGCGCGTCGAGCCTTGGGCGGACGCGGAGAAGCTCTCGGAGGCCGTCCACCGCGAGATCGGCATCCCGTTCGAGTACCAGGGCCGCTACAACTGGATCGTGTTCCTGCCGAACCGCTCGGGCCTTGCGACCGCGGACGCGCCCGCGGTGGGCGCGCTCAACCGCTACTACGGATGCTTCGACGCGCCCCCCGACAAGCCCTCCCGCAGCCAGGCCGGGCAGTCCGTGGACTACATCGCGAAGGGCGCCGTGAAGGCGCGCGGCGTGGAGCTGCGCCAGCACTCGACGCCCCGCCTCGTGCGCGAGGCGCAGGAGCGCGCGCTCGAGACGCTCGCGGGCGCGACGGACGCGGCCTCGTTCCGCGCGCGGATCCCGGCCGCGATCGAGGCGGCGGGCGAGGTCGCGGCGCGCGCCGCGCGCGGCGACGCCGCGCTCGCGGACCTCCTCTTCGTGAACGCGGTCGCGCAGGACCTCGAGGACTACCGCGCCCGCACGCTCGCGCAGGCCGCGCTCACGGGCCTCGCGAAGAAGGGCGTGCGCGTCGCGCCGGGCGACGTCGTGCGGTACGTCGTGCTCGACAACGCCTCGCGCGACGCGACGCGGCGCGTCGTCGAGGCGCGCCTCCTCAAGGGCGACGAGGCGTACGACCGCGCGTTCTACGAGCGCGCGGTCCTGCGCGGCGTCGCGTCGCTCCTCCTCCCGTTCGGATGGACGGAGGAACGCCTCGCGGACGCGCTGAGGCCCGGCCGTCAGCGGTCGCTTGCGGCGTACGCGTGA
- a CDS encoding MqnA/MqnD/SBP family protein, whose translation MARAVSFAHSPDPDDAFMAWALATGRVADPAVAVSVAARDIATLNQEALAGAGPDVSALSAATFLRVAERYTLLRHGASFGEGYGPIVVARAGAPVDWKGLVAIPGPSTTAAVALALAKPGLRTVTRPFDAILDAVRDQEADLGLVIHEGQLTFAKEGLAKVLDLGAWWRDETGLPLPLGVVAAKRALGDALAPASRVLKASIEAGLAHRADALRHARSFGRGLDREETDRFVAMYVNARTLDMGDDGLEALRAFARRAAEAGLLPTGADRFSVEPRD comes from the coding sequence GTGGCCCGGGCCGTCTCGTTCGCGCACAGCCCCGACCCCGACGACGCGTTCATGGCGTGGGCGCTCGCGACCGGGCGCGTCGCCGACCCGGCCGTCGCCGTCTCCGTCGCGGCGCGCGACATCGCGACGCTCAACCAGGAGGCGCTCGCGGGCGCGGGGCCCGACGTGAGCGCCCTTTCCGCCGCCACGTTCCTGCGCGTCGCGGAGCGCTACACGCTTCTGCGCCACGGCGCCTCGTTCGGCGAAGGCTACGGGCCCATCGTCGTCGCGCGCGCCGGCGCGCCCGTCGACTGGAAGGGTCTCGTCGCGATCCCCGGACCCTCGACCACGGCCGCCGTCGCGCTCGCGCTCGCGAAGCCCGGCCTCCGGACCGTCACGCGTCCGTTCGACGCGATCCTCGACGCGGTCCGCGACCAGGAAGCGGACCTCGGCCTCGTCATCCACGAGGGCCAGCTCACCTTCGCGAAGGAGGGCCTCGCGAAGGTCCTCGACCTCGGCGCCTGGTGGCGCGACGAGACGGGCCTCCCCCTCCCGCTCGGCGTCGTCGCCGCGAAGCGTGCGCTCGGCGACGCGCTCGCGCCGGCAAGCCGCGTCCTCAAGGCCTCGATCGAGGCGGGCCTCGCCCACCGCGCCGACGCGCTCCGGCACGCGCGGTCCTTCGGTCGCGGCCTCGACCGCGAGGAGACGGACCGATTCGTCGCGATGTACGTGAACGCGCGCACCCTCGACATGGGCGACGACGGCCTCGAAGCCCTCCGCGCCTTCGCCCGCCGCGCGGCGGAGGCCGGCCTCCTCCCGACGGGCGCCGACCGGTTCTCGGTCGAGCCGCGCGATTGA
- a CDS encoding menaquinone biosynthesis decarboxylase, whose protein sequence is MAGPRDLRAFIDTLEAEGELVRVRAEVDPVLEMTEVYDRVVKRGGPALLFERPKGSGIPVLLNALGTDRRMALALGRAPEEIGVEAASLLKPRPPRSLGEAWRFAMKYKGLLRVPPKRVRRAACQEVVLTGDAVDLARLPIQQCWPEDAGRFVTLPLVFTRDPETGERNIGMYRMQVFDRNTTGMHWQTHKHGRMHLDKARAMGLDRLPVSVALGGDPALIYAATAPLPPGIDELLLAGFIRKRRTEIVKCVTNDLEVPASAEIVLEGHVDVNEPFRREGPFGDHTGFYSLADDFPAFHVTAITMRKDAIYPSTVVGVPPHEDAAIGRATERMFLHLLRFQIPELVDMRMPVAGGFHNLMLVSVKKAYPGHARKAMMSLWGAGMIALEKVLVVYDGDEDISDARAALLRAVARLDPARDLLVLDQMPTDTLDHASPFPDLGSHLGLDATRPVGAEAPRAPQSAGEPASGARVRATLPGAVAVHRPGPGLLLVAVRKEKAGAARAALDRLWDAGVATDDLVVVLDADVPVENEYLALFHALANLDPARDLVLRRDGAGARGDRPRVGLDATRKRPEEGGRDPWPGLVVMDDATKAKVTARWSAYGLPERFRDPV, encoded by the coding sequence GTGGCCGGCCCCCGGGACCTCCGCGCGTTCATCGACACCCTCGAAGCCGAGGGCGAGCTCGTCCGCGTCCGCGCGGAAGTGGACCCCGTCCTCGAGATGACGGAGGTGTACGACCGCGTCGTGAAGCGCGGCGGGCCCGCGCTCCTTTTCGAGCGCCCCAAGGGGTCCGGGATCCCCGTGCTCCTGAACGCCCTCGGCACCGACCGCCGCATGGCGCTCGCGCTCGGGCGCGCGCCCGAGGAGATCGGCGTCGAGGCCGCCTCGCTCCTCAAGCCCAGGCCGCCGCGCTCGCTCGGCGAAGCCTGGAGATTCGCGATGAAGTACAAAGGCCTCCTCCGCGTGCCGCCGAAGCGCGTGCGCCGCGCGGCGTGCCAGGAGGTCGTGCTCACGGGCGACGCGGTGGACCTCGCGCGCCTCCCGATCCAGCAGTGCTGGCCCGAGGACGCGGGACGCTTCGTCACGCTCCCGCTCGTGTTCACGAGGGACCCCGAGACGGGCGAGCGCAACATCGGCATGTACCGCATGCAGGTGTTCGACAGGAATACGACCGGGATGCACTGGCAGACCCACAAGCACGGCCGCATGCACCTCGACAAGGCGCGCGCGATGGGCCTCGACCGCCTTCCCGTCTCGGTCGCGCTCGGCGGCGACCCGGCGCTCATCTACGCGGCGACGGCGCCGCTTCCGCCCGGGATCGACGAGCTGCTCCTTGCGGGCTTCATCCGCAAGCGCCGCACGGAGATCGTGAAGTGCGTCACGAACGACCTCGAGGTCCCTGCCTCCGCGGAAATCGTGCTCGAAGGCCACGTCGACGTGAACGAGCCCTTCCGCCGCGAAGGCCCGTTCGGCGACCACACGGGATTCTACTCGCTCGCGGACGACTTCCCCGCATTCCACGTCACGGCGATCACGATGCGCAAGGACGCGATCTATCCGTCCACCGTCGTCGGCGTGCCGCCGCACGAGGACGCCGCGATCGGCCGCGCGACCGAGCGCATGTTCCTGCACCTCCTGCGTTTCCAGATCCCGGAGCTCGTCGACATGCGCATGCCGGTGGCGGGCGGGTTCCACAACCTCATGCTCGTCTCGGTGAAGAAGGCCTACCCGGGCCACGCCCGCAAGGCCATGATGTCGCTTTGGGGCGCGGGCATGATCGCGCTCGAGAAGGTGCTCGTCGTCTACGACGGCGACGAGGACATCTCGGACGCGCGCGCCGCCCTCCTGCGCGCCGTCGCGCGCCTCGACCCCGCCCGCGATCTGCTCGTGCTCGACCAGATGCCGACGGACACGCTCGACCACGCCTCGCCCTTCCCCGACCTCGGGTCGCATCTCGGCCTCGACGCGACGCGGCCCGTGGGCGCGGAGGCGCCGCGGGCGCCGCAAAGCGCGGGCGAGCCCGCCTCAGGGGCGCGCGTCCGCGCGACGCTTCCCGGGGCCGTCGCCGTCCACCGGCCCGGGCCGGGACTCCTCCTCGTCGCGGTGCGCAAGGAGAAGGCCGGCGCCGCGCGCGCGGCGCTCGACCGGCTCTGGGACGCGGGTGTCGCGACGGACGACCTCGTCGTCGTGCTCGACGCGGACGTGCCCGTCGAGAACGAGTACCTCGCGCTCTTCCACGCGCTCGCGAACCTCGACCCCGCGCGCGACCTCGTTCTCCGGCGCGACGGCGCCGGCGCGCGGGGCGACCGGCCCCGCGTGGGCCTCGACGCGACGCGCAAGCGGCCCGAGGAGGGCGGCCGCGACCCGTGGCCTGGCCTCGTCGTGATGGACGACGCGACGAAGGCGAAGGTCACCGCGCGGTGGAGCGCGTACGGCCTCCCGGAGCGCTTCCGCGACCCGGTCTGA
- a CDS encoding UbiA-like polyprenyltransferase, producing the protein MAVLPAASARTRTSLGTILEFVKIEHSLFALPFVLAGMVVGLVAVGRPLEASWENARLLALVLAAAVSARTLAMTLNRILDRAIDAANPRTASRALASGAMGLSTAWTLAAASLAVLAVSAALLNPLCLALAPLLVGLFFAYPYAKRHTWACHFVLGLAFFSAPGGGFLAVTGSFDATWLGVFFGFAAFFWVAGFDVVYALLDVEHDRAHGIRSIPARFGVAGARAWARALHALTVLALAGAGLVLALAWPYWVAVALVAGLLAYEHLIADPKDPVALNKAFFNVNAGIGWIVLAGLLLGL; encoded by the coding sequence GTGGCCGTTCTCCCCGCCGCGAGCGCCCGGACACGGACGTCCCTGGGAACGATCCTCGAGTTCGTCAAGATCGAGCACTCGCTCTTCGCGCTTCCGTTCGTGCTTGCGGGCATGGTGGTCGGCCTCGTCGCCGTCGGACGGCCCCTCGAAGCCTCCTGGGAGAACGCGCGCCTCCTCGCGCTCGTCCTCGCGGCCGCCGTCTCCGCCCGGACGCTCGCGATGACGCTCAACCGCATCCTCGACCGCGCAATCGACGCGGCGAACCCTCGCACCGCCTCGCGCGCGCTCGCCTCCGGCGCGATGGGCCTCTCGACGGCGTGGACGCTCGCGGCCGCGTCGCTCGCGGTCCTCGCGGTCTCGGCCGCGCTCCTCAACCCCCTCTGCCTCGCGCTCGCGCCGCTCCTCGTCGGCCTCTTCTTCGCCTACCCGTACGCGAAGCGCCATACGTGGGCCTGCCATTTCGTCCTCGGCCTCGCCTTCTTCTCGGCGCCCGGCGGGGGCTTCCTCGCGGTGACCGGGAGCTTCGACGCCACGTGGCTCGGCGTCTTCTTCGGGTTCGCCGCCTTCTTCTGGGTCGCGGGCTTCGACGTCGTCTACGCGCTCCTCGACGTCGAGCACGACCGGGCTCACGGCATCCGCAGCATCCCCGCGCGCTTCGGGGTCGCGGGCGCGCGCGCGTGGGCGAGGGCGCTGCACGCGCTCACGGTCCTCGCGCTTGCCGGAGCCGGCCTCGTGCTCGCGCTCGCGTGGCCGTACTGGGTCGCGGTCGCGCTCGTCGCGGGCCTTCTCGCGTACGAGCACCTCATCGCGGATCCGAAGGACCCCGTCGCGCTCAACAAGGCGTTCTTCAACGTGAACGCCGGGATCGGCTGGATCGTCCTCGCGGGCCTCCTTCTCGGGCTTTAG
- the mqnC gene encoding cyclic dehypoxanthinyl futalosine synthase yields the protein MTAIARVLGEVARGERRLTDAEAAEAWRAPFHVLARAANAARERVTDPRVVTYVCDRNINYTNVCNAFCSFCAFYRTEKDKDAYVLSIDEILAKVEPLVALGGTQVLLQGGLNEKAALGYVEDVFRAVKARFPTVDLHSLTATEIDFFAKTEGITHEEVLRRLKAAGMRSLPGGGMEILSDRVRARVSPLKSPADVYIDIHRTAHRLGMPTTATMMFGMGEALEDRIEHWRRVRALQDETKGFTAFIPWTFQSDGSTALKHPTATADEYLRVIALSRLYLDNIAHVQSGWVTEGPKVAEVALACGADDWGGILMEENVISAAGTLFGMNPAACRRAIRDAGYVPAQRNTYYEILKRFDAPTEDERPVPPGDRLAVHLGAVGNRGRPARVTLGGR from the coding sequence GTGACGGCGATCGCGCGCGTGCTCGGCGAGGTCGCGCGCGGCGAGCGGCGGCTCACCGACGCGGAGGCCGCGGAGGCGTGGCGCGCCCCCTTCCACGTGCTCGCCCGCGCCGCGAACGCCGCGCGCGAGCGCGTGACGGACCCGCGCGTCGTCACGTACGTCTGCGACCGCAACATCAACTACACGAACGTCTGCAACGCGTTCTGCAGCTTCTGCGCGTTCTACCGCACCGAGAAGGACAAGGACGCCTACGTCCTCTCGATCGACGAGATCCTCGCGAAGGTCGAGCCCCTCGTGGCGCTCGGCGGCACGCAGGTGCTCCTGCAGGGCGGCCTCAACGAGAAGGCCGCGCTCGGCTACGTCGAGGACGTCTTCCGCGCCGTGAAGGCGCGCTTCCCGACGGTGGACCTCCACAGCCTCACCGCGACGGAGATCGACTTCTTCGCGAAGACGGAAGGCATCACGCACGAGGAGGTCCTCCGCCGCCTCAAGGCCGCGGGCATGCGCTCGCTTCCGGGCGGAGGGATGGAGATCCTCTCGGACCGGGTGCGCGCGCGGGTTTCCCCGCTCAAGTCGCCCGCGGACGTCTACATCGACATCCACCGCACGGCGCACCGCCTCGGGATGCCCACGACCGCGACCATGATGTTCGGCATGGGCGAGGCGCTCGAGGACCGCATCGAGCACTGGCGGCGCGTGCGCGCCCTCCAGGACGAGACGAAGGGCTTCACGGCGTTCATCCCGTGGACGTTCCAATCCGACGGGTCCACCGCGCTCAAGCACCCGACCGCGACCGCGGACGAGTATCTGCGCGTGATCGCGCTCTCGCGCCTCTACCTCGACAACATCGCGCACGTCCAGAGCGGGTGGGTCACGGAAGGCCCGAAGGTCGCCGAGGTCGCCCTCGCGTGCGGCGCGGACGACTGGGGCGGGATCCTCATGGAGGAGAACGTGATCAGCGCCGCGGGCACGCTCTTCGGCATGAACCCGGCCGCGTGCCGGCGCGCGATCCGCGATGCGGGCTACGTCCCCGCGCAGCGCAACACGTACTACGAGATCCTCAAGCGCTTCGACGCGCCGACCGAGGACGAGCGGCCCGTTCCCCCGGGCGACCGCCTCGCGGTGCACCTCGGCGCGGTCGGGAACCGGGGCCGGCCCGCCCGCGTGACGCTCGGCGGACGGTGA